A part of Thalassophryne amazonica chromosome 3, fThaAma1.1, whole genome shotgun sequence genomic DNA contains:
- the LOC117506382 gene encoding transcription factor HES-5-like encodes MTPTITAATSNSQEHLTLSHKLRKPVVEKLRRERINSSIEQLKSLLGPEFLRQQPDSKLEKADILEMTVCFLRRLQQQNQAVDSAAVHQGYSRCVQEVAQFLSEAEVQTHSQRRLLKNFHKLQSSSEKKLTEADFSLLSSTVHSSSKQESALWRPWHTPTA; translated from the exons ATGACACCAACAATCACTGCAGCAACGAGCAATTCTCAGGAGCATCTGACTCTGAGCCACAAG ctgagAAAGCCTGTGGTGGAGAAGTTGCGCAGAGAGCGAATCAACAGCAGCATCGAGCAGCTCAAGTCTCTCCTGGGTCCAGAGTTCCTCAGACAGCAGCCAGACTCCAAGCTGGAGAAAGCAGACATCCTGGAGATGACAGTTTGCTTCCTGAGACGACTGCAGCAGCAGAATCAAGCTGTGGACTCAGCAGCTGTCCATCAGGGCTACTCCAGGTGTGTCCAAGAGGTGGCGCAATTCCTGTCCGAGGCCGAGGTGCAGACACATTCCCAGAGAAGACTGCTGAAGAACTTCCACAAGCTGCAGTCTTCCTCTGAGAAGAAGCTGACAGAGGCTGACTTCTCTCTTCTGAGCTCCACAGTCCACAGCAGCAGCAAACAGGAGAGCGCCCTCTGGAGGCCGTGGCACACACCTACAGCTTGA